Genomic DNA from Candidatus Eisenbacteria bacterium:
CGTCGCCGGCGCGTACCACGCGCCGTGCGTGCAGCCGCGTCCCGGCCTCGGCATCTTCTTCTGTCGCGCCGCGGGACGGGAGAGCATCGTCGCGGTCTGGGTCGAGGGCGTAGTGACGGAACGCGAGGTCGATGCGCTGCTCGGCGACCTCGGGCGGGCGGTCAGCGCGGCACGGGCCGCGTGAAGGGACGCGCGTGGCGACGCGATGCGACCTGCTCGTCGTCGGCGATGTCGCCGGCGGCGCGACGTCTGCGGCCGCGGGCGCATGAACCTGTTCGAAACCGTGGTCGCGACCGCGTCGCGCGACGGCTCGCGGCCGGCGCTGACCGACCTGCGGGACGGGCGGACGCTTCGCTACCGCGACGTGCTCGAGCGGGCCGAGCGGGCGGCCGGCGGCTTGCGGAAGGCGGGCGTCCACCCGGGGCACCGGCTCGCGATCGTCGCCGACAACACGCTCGCGCACGTGGCCGTCGCATTCGGCGCGCTCGCGAGCGGTGCGTGTCTCGTACCGATCGCGGCCACGCTCCGGCCCGCCGAGTGCGACGCCGTCTACCGAGACATCGACGTCAATGCGGTCGTCCGCACGGCCGGGCCGGACGATCCGCCGCAGGTCGAGTGGATCGACGCAGGCCGCGAGCCGCACGCCGGCTTCACCGACCTGGATGCCGCCTTCGTCCGTTTCACCTCCGGAACGACGGCCGAGTGCAAGGGCGTCATCCTCACGCATGACGACGTGTTGGCACGCGTCGCCGCCGTCGATCGGGTCCTGCGTCTGTCGCCCGCCGACCGCATCCTGTGGACGCTCCCGCTGGCCTATCACTTCGCGGTCACGATCGTCGGGTACGTGCGCGCGGGGGCGCACGTGCTGCTCGCGAGCGAGACGCTTCCCGCGGCCCTGGTCGACGCGGCGATCCGCGAGCGCGCGACGGTGCTCTACGGGTCGCCGGTGCAGTTCGAGCGCATGGCGCGCGCGGGACGCCGCGGCGCGCTGGCGGCGCGGCTCGCGCTCTCGACCGCGGCACCGCTCGCTCCCGCCGTGGCCGACGCGTTCGAGGCGGCGTTCGGAGCACCGCTCGGACAGGCGTACGGCATCATCGAGGCCGGCCTGCCGTGCATCAACACGCGCGCCGACGGCGCACCGGCGACGAGCGTCGGTCCCGCGGTGCCGGGCTACGAGGTGGCCGTCGTCGACGATCGCGGGCATCGCGTCGCCGCCGGCGTCCCCGGGGAGGTGCGGGTGCGCGGGCCGGGCCTCTTCAGCGGCTACTACCGGC
This window encodes:
- a CDS encoding class I adenylate-forming enzyme family protein; the protein is MNLFETVVATASRDGSRPALTDLRDGRTLRYRDVLERAERAAGGLRKAGVHPGHRLAIVADNTLAHVAVAFGALASGACLVPIAATLRPAECDAVYRDIDVNAVVRTAGPDDPPQVEWIDAGREPHAGFTDLDAAFVRFTSGTTAECKGVILTHDDVLARVAAVDRVLRLSPADRILWTLPLAYHFAVTIVGYVRAGAHVLLASETLPAALVDAAIRERATVLYGSPVQFERMARAGRRGALAARLALSTAAPLAPAVADAFEAAFGAPLGQAYGIIEAGLPCINTRADGAPATSVGPAVPGYEVAVVDDRGHRVAAGVPGEVRVRGPGLFSGYYRPWKPRAAALRDGWLATGDVGRLDDAGRLTLLGRTKSTIIVAGMKVFPEEVEACLDRVAGVAESRVFGFAHPRLGEVPYAEIVVARGATAPEPAALARACARELSSYKVPVEFRVVDALPKTAGGKLLRRSS